The segment TTAAGTCGTGTCATCCATTGTTGGAGCACCAACTACAGCAAGCTCATAGTAACACTCTTTAAGTATTTGCATATATTCAGCAATTGATTTTGTGCCTTTGGTTGTGATTGTCAACTTTTCCTTGAGAGTCATGATACAGGATTATGACTTGCTGGCATAAAGTCAATGAAGATGAGACCAAGCTGCATGAGCAGAAGTTGCTGATGCAAAGTGTGCAACAATGGACTGGGAAACAGGCACAAGTATGGTGTGAAGGAGCAGGCTGTCTTGCCGTTTCCAAATCATGTATAGGATTGGGCAAGGTTTCAGTTCCTTTGCTAATCATGGTTGATGGACATGTATATGATCCATCAATATACCTGAGAAGATCATATCCATAGAGAAGATTAAAGAATTGAGCCCTTCACAACTAATAGCTGCTTGCTGTAAGCTTCAGCTCCAGTTGAGCAAGGGCGATGCTGGATACCAGAGAGGTGATTTGGGGTGGTTAGCCAATGTTAGTGACGGATTTGGGAACTTTCTGACAATGTTTTGTTAGCCATTTGGGTGTATGATGAGGGGGTTGTTTGACACACTAGATTAATATGGAGGAAGAACTGAACTAGTTAGAGCAATGAGTGCTCTGATGCCACAAGGACTGAAAATTGAGTATGAATGAATCTCATCATGTTTAGTATGTAATCGTCTTCATATATACAAGATACATTGcaagaagaagaggaaataaTTACAAGCAATAATTGATAGGACAAACAATAGATGGACTATGTACAGGATGCACACATCCATAGTCTAGGAGATGATTCAGCTGCTGCAATTATGGTGATTATTCATCTGCTATGTTCATGAAGAAAATTTAGTGATGGAATTTAGTTGACTTGGAGCAACTAATTGTGTCTTCTTTTCATTGGTCATCCAAATGATAGTTTTTTACGAGCTACTTAACATTTCTCAGCATAAAAGGATATTCTACATTATGTTCTCTGTGAATTTCTCACACACAAATTACAGTATTCACATTTACCGAATCACTTATCAATTTGTGTGTATCCTTAGGTGTACATCAGATTTCTTAGCTATCTTCAGGGTACTCTTGAATATAGCTTTCTCCTTAATTTATCTAATCCCTTCCTTCTTCTGCTAAAACTACACAGCACATCTTCCACTAGTAGTGAGAGTTGGCCTTGTAATGCTCTGTGGTGAACTTGGTGATCCCATTTATGgcttaactttatttatttattggcaTAAAAATTTCCCAAAACCTTGGCCATTAGGAGTAGGGTTTTCATTGAGAATCCATGTTTTAGATTTGTGGATGGACTCTGACACATAACTTGCATATCACTATGAAATTTGGATGTATTTAGGAATTCTTGGAATTTTGTAAACGATTATTCATTTGTTAGTTACTTGCAGAGAAAGACATGTTAGGGGTGTTAGACTTCCTTGAAAATAGCTTAGGATATTTGTTTGGCCCAGGTACGAAAAATATGGTAAGATAGAACATTTCTGCATAGATGCTAAAATGTTTTCAAGTCCTGAACAAAAAATTCTGCgcatagatttttttattttttattattgcaaACTTCTTTGGAATCTAACTTCTATGGTGTGACATGAGAAACAGAATGTCAATGAAAGAGATTTCCATATTGATAAAAAGTATGTTTATGCCCAAACTCACCCATAGCCAAACAAAGACATATGACACTTTTCATGGGCTAACCAGGAAGTTctcaaaggaaaaagaaaagaagggagaGCTAACAAGAGAAAGTGAATATTTTATGGCATCTCTACCATTGTAACAGAAATTTTTCTCAGAAAAATGCCTTCTACTCACAGATCCCATGACATTGTGCTATAATTTTTTAGGCATCTTTCACTAGTAAACTGCATGTTGTGCTTCAAGATTTTGATTGTGATAGTGAGTATTTATCAGTAGATTCTCTGCTTTCCTTTGGTAACAGCATGGAAAGAATCCTCGAACGATATGAGAGGTATGCGTATGCACAGAGTCAGCTTATTGCCACCGATCTTGAATCACAAGTATGCTACCATCTTCTGAACAATGTCAAAGTTGTGAATTTTGTCTCTATATAATTGTATCATTTTCCCATTTCCCTGTTTCTTCCTTTTGTTTCGTCACTGAGTAGTCAACATACTAGTAAACTCACCATAAACATTGTTTAGGGAAGCTGGACACTCGAATATGCAAAGCTCAAGGCTAGGATGGAGGTTCTACAAAAAAGCCAAAGGTAAATATATTAACCTAAATCCCCATCTTGAACTACATGTATAACAAAATGAGACACAAGGAAGTTTACTTGTCGACTTCTGCACTCAGAAATTTTATGGGAGAAGACCTTGACTCCTTGAGTCTCAAAGAGCTTCAGAATTTGGAGCAACAGCTTGATAATTCTCTTAAAAGCACAAGAATAAGAAAGGTAAACTCggcattttttaaatttctagtAGTACCTATAGTTTGATCAATTGACAATCTAGTTAATTCGGCTCTGAACCTTTTATTTACAGAACCAACTCATGTATGAATCCCTTTCTGAGCTTCATAAAAAGGTAAGACCAAGCTAAGCCAgtcttttttccttaatttattttttttgggggtGGGGGGGTGTCACATTTAGAGTTGTAGTAGAGAAGGAGGTTCCTCCACTTCAATCTTCTTGCATATTTTCCATAGTTCAGGAGATAGAAGTTTCAAATGTAAATAGGCAGGTTGTATGTCATTGGGAGCATATATTCAAGATAATGAACATATGAACTCCTAATTGATTTGATGTTGAGTTTTCAATGCAGCATAATATAACTTATGAGCAATCAGTTTGTGTTATTTCATACATCACTTGATTTTGTTCTGTAACAGGGTAAGGCGTTGCAGGAGGAACATGACTTGCTTACTGCAAAGGTGAATCTTTTttacttacaaaataaaatccCATTACTGAAAATAGGATAGCATTCCCTCCTTTCCCTGTCTCCTTTCATTTCACCTTTTCCCCCATTCCTAATCCATTTAATATTTTGAGTCCAAAATAGGTgcaggagaaggagaaggaacAGGCTGAACAGGCACAATGGAATCAGCAAAACCAGGACCTGGACTCACCATCCTTTCTTCTACAACAGCCATTGCATGCACTAAATATTAGGTtactctctctatctctctctttctcaaataataataataacaacaataattttagaagATTGAAATGCCTTGAGATATACTATGCATGATAACTCCAAATAATGGTTGGCTTTGATATCATAGACTATATTGCACTGTTATTCAGAGTAATGGCTGATTATATAAGAAAACTAAGAGTGGAAAATAAATGGAATGCAGTGGTAA is part of the Vitis riparia cultivar Riparia Gloire de Montpellier isolate 1030 chromosome 17, EGFV_Vit.rip_1.0, whole genome shotgun sequence genome and harbors:
- the LOC117903944 gene encoding truncated transcription factor CAULIFLOWER A-like: MGRGRVQLKRIENKVNRQVTFSKRRSGLLKKAHEISVLCDAEVALIVFSTKGKLYEYSTDSCMERILERYERYAYAQSQLIATDLESQGSWTLEYAKLKARMEVLQKSQRNFMGEDLDSLSLKELQNLEQQLDNSLKSTRIRKNQLMYESLSELHKKGKALQEEHDLLTAKVQEKEKEQAEQAQWNQQNQDLDSPSFLLQQPLHALNISGNCLARDSGDDQGIPPQNRTNTPLPAWMLRHVNK